Proteins from one Nicotiana tabacum cultivar K326 chromosome 23, ASM71507v2, whole genome shotgun sequence genomic window:
- the LOC107778537 gene encoding chaperone protein dnaJ 13 isoform X2, with the protein MREEESGPQNRELYALLHISPEASDEEIRKAYRQWAQIYHPDKYQAAEMKEIATENFQRICEAYEILSDENKRQIYDIYGMEGVNSGLELGTKLNKAEEIKEELEKLRRQKELQKVAAHLRPSGSILANLSLPQFLEGDGIMKGMAMASEVQSQMSKHNAVAIGGNLAVNGNAGGGAASVVFRHQMSSVSSIEFMGSMGLRALLGVQTTRHISTHSTATMGLAMSLRDGSVNLSNTWTRQLSDTAHGNIQLSLGPESSIAVGWQKKEQKRSASGEIKIGTGSFGATAHYTHRFSTKSHGRIAGRIGSTALELELGGGRKISEFSTVRMLYTVGIQGIFWKFELHRGGQKLIVPVLLSRQLNPFFATGAFVIPTSLYFVLKRFVVKPFYLKREKQKASENMEKTLGQLHEGVKKSGIMGFCDPCPGEPKQLYVEYTFDGNNFEVIVDDLDELLIPQDSHRI; encoded by the exons ATGAGAGAAGAGGAAAGCGGGCCGCAAAACAGGGAGCTATATGCATTGCTACACATATCTCCAGAAGCTTCGGATGAAGAAATCAGAAAAGCTTATCGTCAATGGGCTCAAATATATCACCCTGATAAATATCAAGCTGCCGAG ATGAAGGAAATTGCAACAGAGAATTTTCAACGAATATGTGAAGCTTATGAAATTTTGTCGGATGAGAATAAAAGACAAATATATGACATATATGGTATGGAAGGGGTTAATTCTGGTTTGGAACTTGGTACTAAGCTGAACAAAGCTGAAGAGATCAAGGAAGAACTTGAAAAACTACGTCGTCAGAAGGAACTTCAAAAGGTTGCGGCACATCTCCGaccttctgggtcaattttgGCAAATCTGTCATTGCCACAGTTTTTAGAGGGTGATGGCATTATGAAAGG GATGGCTATGGCTAGTGAAGTCCAGTCCCAGATGTCCAAACACAATGCTGTTGCCATTGGTGGAAATCTGGCGGTTAATGGGAATGCTGGTGGTGGTGCTGCATCTGTTGTTTTTAGGCATCAAATGTCATCAGTTTCTTCGATAGAGTTTATGGGGTCGATGGGTTTGAGAGCATTACTAGGAGTACAGACAACTCG TCATATATCTACTCACTCTACGGCAACAATGGGTCTTGCCATGTCCTTAAGAGATGGTTCTGTTAATCTCTCCAACACATGGACTCGCCAGCTCTCTGACACCGCTCATGGAAAT atACAGCTTTCATTAGGTCCAGAGTCATCTATAGCTGTTGGATGGCAGAAGAAGGAGCAGAAAAGGTCTGCTTCTGGAGAAATCAAG ATAGGGACAGGGTCATTTGGTGCAACTGCTCATTACACCCACCGCTTTTCCACAAAATCTCATGGGCGTATTGCAGGCAGAATCGGAAG TACTGCACTTGAACTTGAATTGGGCGGTGGAAGAAAAATATCTGAATTCAGTACCGTTCGGATGCTGTACACTGTAGGAATTCAG GGGATCTTTTGGAAGTTCGAGTTACATCGTGGGGGCCAAAAGTTGATTGTTCCC GTATTGCTTTCTAGACAGTTGAACCCTTTTTTTGCCACTGGAGCATTTGTGATTCCGACTTCACTGTATTTTGTACTGAAG AGATTTGTTGTGAAACCTTTTTATCTTAAGCGGGAAAAGCAGAAGGCATCAGAGAATATGGAAAAAACTCTTGGCCAG CTACACGAGGGTGTAAAGAAATCAGGAATTATGGGCTTTTGTGATCCTTGTCCTGGAGAACCTAAGCAATTGTATGTGGAGTACACCTTTGATGGTAACAACTTCGAG GTCATTGTTGATGATTTGGATGAGTTGCTTATACCTCAAGATTCACACAGAATTTGA
- the LOC107778537 gene encoding chaperone protein dnaJ 13 isoform X1, with the protein MREEESGPQNRELYALLHISPEASDEEIRKAYRQWAQIYHPDKYQAAEMKEIATENFQRICEAYEILSDENKRQIYDIYGMEGVNSGLELGTKLNKAEEIKEELEKLRRQKELQKVAAHLRPSGSILANLSLPQFLEGDGIMKGMAMASEVQSQMSKHNAVAIGGNLAVNGNAGGGAASVVFRHQMSSVSSIEFMGSMGLRALLGVQTTRHISTHSTATMGLAMSLRDGSVNLSNTWTRQLSDTAHGNIQLSLGPESSIAVGWQKKEQKRSASGEIKIGTGSFGATAHYTHRFSTKSHGRIAGRIGSTALELELGGGRKISEFSTVRMLYTVGIQGIFWKFELHRGGQKLIVPVLLSRQLNPFFATGAFVIPTSLYFVLKRFVVKPFYLKREKQKASENMEKTLGQVREARAAAKKAQQLLQNVASRKRSRQLETGGLVVTKALYGSRKALKNRSQKEEVKDEVASQIIDVTLPLNFLVSESAQLKLHEGVKKSGIMGFCDPCPGEPKQLYVEYTFDGNNFEVIVDDLDELLIPQDSHRI; encoded by the exons ATGAGAGAAGAGGAAAGCGGGCCGCAAAACAGGGAGCTATATGCATTGCTACACATATCTCCAGAAGCTTCGGATGAAGAAATCAGAAAAGCTTATCGTCAATGGGCTCAAATATATCACCCTGATAAATATCAAGCTGCCGAG ATGAAGGAAATTGCAACAGAGAATTTTCAACGAATATGTGAAGCTTATGAAATTTTGTCGGATGAGAATAAAAGACAAATATATGACATATATGGTATGGAAGGGGTTAATTCTGGTTTGGAACTTGGTACTAAGCTGAACAAAGCTGAAGAGATCAAGGAAGAACTTGAAAAACTACGTCGTCAGAAGGAACTTCAAAAGGTTGCGGCACATCTCCGaccttctgggtcaattttgGCAAATCTGTCATTGCCACAGTTTTTAGAGGGTGATGGCATTATGAAAGG GATGGCTATGGCTAGTGAAGTCCAGTCCCAGATGTCCAAACACAATGCTGTTGCCATTGGTGGAAATCTGGCGGTTAATGGGAATGCTGGTGGTGGTGCTGCATCTGTTGTTTTTAGGCATCAAATGTCATCAGTTTCTTCGATAGAGTTTATGGGGTCGATGGGTTTGAGAGCATTACTAGGAGTACAGACAACTCG TCATATATCTACTCACTCTACGGCAACAATGGGTCTTGCCATGTCCTTAAGAGATGGTTCTGTTAATCTCTCCAACACATGGACTCGCCAGCTCTCTGACACCGCTCATGGAAAT atACAGCTTTCATTAGGTCCAGAGTCATCTATAGCTGTTGGATGGCAGAAGAAGGAGCAGAAAAGGTCTGCTTCTGGAGAAATCAAG ATAGGGACAGGGTCATTTGGTGCAACTGCTCATTACACCCACCGCTTTTCCACAAAATCTCATGGGCGTATTGCAGGCAGAATCGGAAG TACTGCACTTGAACTTGAATTGGGCGGTGGAAGAAAAATATCTGAATTCAGTACCGTTCGGATGCTGTACACTGTAGGAATTCAG GGGATCTTTTGGAAGTTCGAGTTACATCGTGGGGGCCAAAAGTTGATTGTTCCC GTATTGCTTTCTAGACAGTTGAACCCTTTTTTTGCCACTGGAGCATTTGTGATTCCGACTTCACTGTATTTTGTACTGAAG AGATTTGTTGTGAAACCTTTTTATCTTAAGCGGGAAAAGCAGAAGGCATCAGAGAATATGGAAAAAACTCTTGGCCAG GTCCGGGAGGCAAGGGCAGCAGCTAAGAAAGCTCAGCAACTATTGCAAAATGTGGCCAGTAGGAAAAGAAGTAGACAACTAGAAACAGGTGGACTGGTTGTTACAAAAGCACTTTATGGTAGCCGTAAAGCTCTGAAGAACAGAAGTCAAAAAGAGGAAGTAAAAGATGAAGTGGCTTCACAAATCATTGATGTCACTCTACCTTTAAATTTTCTTGTGAGCGAGTCCGCGCAACTAAAG CTACACGAGGGTGTAAAGAAATCAGGAATTATGGGCTTTTGTGATCCTTGTCCTGGAGAACCTAAGCAATTGTATGTGGAGTACACCTTTGATGGTAACAACTTCGAG GTCATTGTTGATGATTTGGATGAGTTGCTTATACCTCAAGATTCACACAGAATTTGA